The following are encoded in a window of Arthrobacter sp. OAP107 genomic DNA:
- a CDS encoding FAD-dependent oxidoreductase: MSASPRVVIIGAGIVGTNLADELASRGWDNITVVEQGPLELAGGSTSHAPGLVFQNNPSRTMTEFATYTVNKLLSLSKDGESCFNQVGGLELATTPERLNDLKRKMGVMTSWGVESRIVDADECEKIYPLLNTGKLTGGREVLGGLLIPTDGLALAARAVQLLIERSRERGVTFLGSTTVTGISQWDGKVTGVETSSGVIPADIVVSCAGFWGRELGKMVGLEVPLLPLAHQYVKTTPLPELQGVNDLPNGAQKPILRYQDRDLYFREHGDRIGIGSYAHRPMPVDMEQLPRVGAEEMSDHRMPSRLDFTLEDFAPAWEDCQDLLPALHATQIEDGFNGIFSFTPDGGPLIGEAPELSGFFVAEAVWVTHSAGVAKAVAELLTEGRSRTDLHGTELTRFEKVQTSDDYVSETSQQNFVEIYDVLHPLQPKESPRDLRVSPFNVRQKELGAFFLESAAWERPHWFEANRPLLDELPAEWQAPEREPWAAMFSSPISAAEAWKTRTAVALYDMTPLKRLAVNGPGAQELLHRLSTGNIAKKPGAVTYCLLLEHDGGIRSDVTVARLAEEDFQLGVNSNVDFDYLRVEARKQSAADPAKWVHVTDITGSTCCIGLWGPLAREVIGKVSADDLTNDGLKYFRTKEISVGGIPVTAMRLSYVGELGWELYTTAEYGLKLWDLLFEAGQEHGIIAAGRGAFNSLRLEKGYRLWGTDMNTEHHPYQSGLGFSVAKDKEGYVGAEALVALKEQPAEKVLRCLTIDDGTSIVLGKEPVYVGGVASGYVTSAAYGYSIRKPIAYAWLPAAVSEGDAVEIEYFGRRVLATVSAEPLFDPGMERLRG; this comes from the coding sequence ATGAGCGCATCACCACGCGTCGTCATCATCGGCGCCGGCATCGTCGGCACCAACCTCGCGGACGAGCTGGCCAGCCGCGGCTGGGACAATATCACCGTCGTCGAGCAGGGCCCACTGGAGCTGGCCGGCGGTTCCACGTCGCACGCCCCCGGCCTGGTGTTCCAGAACAACCCGTCCAGGACCATGACGGAATTTGCCACCTACACGGTGAACAAGCTGCTTTCCCTGAGCAAGGACGGCGAGTCCTGCTTCAACCAGGTGGGCGGCCTGGAACTGGCAACCACTCCCGAGCGCCTGAACGACCTCAAGCGCAAGATGGGTGTGATGACCTCCTGGGGCGTCGAAAGCCGGATCGTCGACGCCGATGAATGCGAAAAGATCTATCCGCTGCTGAACACCGGCAAGCTCACCGGCGGCCGCGAGGTCCTTGGCGGCCTGCTCATCCCCACCGACGGGCTGGCCCTGGCTGCCCGTGCCGTGCAGCTGCTGATTGAGCGCTCCCGGGAGCGCGGCGTGACCTTCCTCGGCTCCACCACCGTCACCGGCATTTCCCAGTGGGACGGCAAGGTCACCGGCGTCGAGACCTCCTCGGGCGTGATTCCGGCCGACATCGTGGTCTCCTGCGCCGGTTTCTGGGGCCGTGAGCTCGGCAAGATGGTGGGCCTGGAGGTACCGCTGCTGCCGCTGGCCCACCAGTACGTCAAGACCACGCCGCTGCCTGAACTCCAGGGCGTGAACGACCTGCCCAATGGCGCCCAGAAGCCCATCCTGCGCTACCAGGACCGCGACCTGTACTTCCGCGAGCACGGCGACCGGATCGGCATCGGCAGCTACGCCCACCGGCCGATGCCGGTGGACATGGAACAGCTGCCCCGCGTCGGCGCGGAGGAAATGTCCGACCACCGGATGCCGTCGCGACTTGATTTCACCCTAGAGGACTTCGCGCCCGCGTGGGAGGACTGCCAGGACCTGCTGCCCGCCCTGCACGCCACCCAGATCGAGGACGGCTTCAACGGTATCTTCTCGTTCACCCCCGACGGCGGCCCGCTGATCGGCGAAGCCCCGGAGCTCTCCGGCTTCTTCGTTGCCGAGGCCGTTTGGGTGACACATTCCGCAGGCGTGGCCAAGGCTGTGGCGGAGCTGCTCACTGAGGGCCGTTCCCGCACCGACCTGCACGGCACCGAGCTCACCCGCTTCGAGAAGGTGCAGACCAGCGACGACTACGTCAGCGAGACCTCGCAGCAGAACTTCGTGGAGATCTACGATGTCCTGCACCCGCTGCAGCCCAAGGAATCCCCGCGGGACCTGCGCGTCAGCCCGTTCAACGTCCGCCAGAAGGAACTCGGTGCCTTCTTCCTCGAGTCAGCCGCATGGGAGCGCCCGCACTGGTTCGAGGCAAACCGCCCCCTGCTGGATGAACTGCCGGCAGAGTGGCAGGCCCCGGAACGCGAACCCTGGGCGGCCATGTTCTCCTCCCCCATTTCGGCGGCCGAAGCGTGGAAGACGCGTACCGCCGTCGCGCTTTATGACATGACGCCGCTGAAGCGCCTGGCCGTCAACGGCCCCGGCGCACAGGAGCTGCTGCACCGCCTGAGCACCGGAAACATCGCCAAGAAGCCCGGCGCGGTGACCTACTGCCTGCTGCTGGAGCACGACGGCGGCATCCGCAGTGACGTGACCGTCGCCCGGCTCGCGGAGGAAGACTTCCAGCTCGGCGTGAACAGCAACGTGGACTTCGACTACCTGCGCGTCGAGGCCCGCAAGCAGTCGGCCGCCGACCCGGCGAAGTGGGTGCACGTCACCGACATCACCGGCAGCACCTGCTGCATCGGCCTGTGGGGCCCGCTCGCCCGCGAGGTCATCGGCAAGGTCAGCGCCGACGACCTCACCAACGACGGCCTAAAGTACTTCCGCACCAAGGAAATTTCGGTGGGCGGCATCCCCGTCACGGCCATGCGGCTGTCCTACGTGGGCGAACTCGGCTGGGAGCTGTACACCACCGCCGAATACGGCCTCAAGCTCTGGGACCTGCTCTTCGAAGCCGGACAGGAGCACGGCATCATCGCCGCCGGCCGCGGCGCCTTCAACAGCCTGCGCCTGGAGAAGGGCTACCGGCTCTGGGGCACGGACATGAACACCGAGCACCACCCGTACCAGTCCGGCCTGGGCTTCTCCGTGGCGAAGGACAAGGAAGGCTACGTGGGGGCCGAGGCCCTGGTTGCGCTCAAGGAACAGCCGGCGGAGAAGGTGCTGCGCTGCCTGACGATCGACGACGGCACATCCATCGTGCTGGGCAAGGAACCCGTGTACGTGGGCGGGGTAGCGTCCGGCTACGTCACCAGCGCGGCGTACGGCTACTCGATCCGCAAGCCGATCGCCTACGCCTGGCTGCCCGCCGCTGTATCGGAGGGTGACGCCGTGGAGATCGAGTACTTCGGCCGCCGCGTCCTCGCCACGGTCAGCGCCGAGCCGCTGTTCGATCCCGGCATGGAGCGCCTCCGCGGCTGA
- the purU gene encoding formyltetrahydrofolate deformylase, with translation MSTVLEGAPAAGASAKTRTAEFVLTLACPERPGIVRAITTFLADRGFDIVEHQQFDDHVSGKLYLRTAFTHGAFTQSADGQTGDEAGQTAESLSSEFAATASEFGMDFSIHDGRPQRLLVMVSKFGHCLNDLIFRWRAGSLGAEIAVVVSNHEDLRPMAEAAGLPFIHVPVTAGTKPEAEARLLELVAEYDADLVVLARYMQVLSDDLCRKLRGRAINIHHSFLPGFKGAKPYHQAYDRGVKLVGATAHYVTADLDEGPIIEQEVFRVDHAQDPDALVTVGRDAESQALSRAVKWHCQHRVLLNKTRTVVFR, from the coding sequence TTGTCCACAGTCCTTGAAGGCGCGCCCGCAGCCGGTGCCAGTGCCAAGACCCGTACCGCTGAGTTTGTCCTCACCCTGGCCTGTCCCGAGCGGCCGGGCATAGTCCGCGCCATCACCACGTTCCTGGCCGACCGCGGCTTCGACATCGTGGAGCACCAGCAGTTCGATGACCACGTCAGCGGCAAGCTCTACCTGCGCACGGCGTTCACCCATGGTGCGTTCACCCAGAGCGCCGACGGCCAGACCGGCGATGAAGCCGGCCAGACCGCCGAAAGCCTCAGCTCCGAGTTCGCAGCTACCGCCAGCGAGTTCGGCATGGACTTCAGCATCCACGACGGGCGCCCCCAGCGGCTGCTGGTCATGGTGTCGAAGTTCGGCCACTGCCTGAACGACCTCATCTTCCGGTGGCGGGCGGGCAGCCTGGGTGCGGAGATCGCCGTCGTGGTTTCCAACCACGAGGACCTGCGGCCCATGGCCGAGGCGGCCGGGCTGCCCTTCATCCATGTGCCGGTTACGGCCGGCACCAAGCCCGAGGCCGAGGCACGGCTGCTCGAGCTGGTGGCCGAATACGACGCCGACCTGGTGGTGCTGGCCCGCTACATGCAGGTGCTGTCCGACGATCTGTGCAGGAAGCTGCGCGGACGGGCCATCAACATCCACCACTCGTTCCTGCCCGGGTTCAAGGGCGCGAAGCCCTACCACCAGGCCTACGACCGCGGGGTCAAGCTCGTGGGCGCCACCGCCCACTACGTCACCGCGGACCTCGACGAGGGGCCCATCATCGAGCAGGAGGTCTTCCGGGTGGACCATGCCCAGGACCCCGATGCGCTGGTGACGGTGGGCCGGGACGCGGAGAGCCAGGCGCTCTCCCGCGCGGTGAAGTGGCACTGCCAGCACCGCGTCCTGCTCAACAAGACCCGCACGGTCGTATTCCGCTAA
- a CDS encoding bifunctional 3-phenylpropionate/cinnamic acid dioxygenase ferredoxin subunit produces the protein MHKACPLSELAPGEALRLNTAPPIAVFHTEEGELFAIDDTCTHQDASLTDGWVEGCEVECPLHASKFNLRTGQVDAPPAKLPVRTHEVTVVDGDIMVIESKEEPNLPPGLTVNGHV, from the coding sequence ATGCACAAGGCATGCCCGCTCAGCGAACTGGCACCAGGGGAAGCCCTGCGCCTGAACACCGCGCCGCCCATCGCCGTCTTCCACACCGAGGAAGGCGAGCTCTTCGCCATTGACGACACCTGCACCCACCAGGACGCCTCGCTGACCGACGGCTGGGTGGAAGGCTGCGAGGTCGAGTGCCCGCTGCACGCTTCCAAGTTCAATCTCCGCACCGGACAGGTTGATGCGCCGCCGGCCAAACTCCCTGTCCGCACGCACGAAGTCACCGTTGTGGACGGCGACATCATGGTCATCGAGTCCAAAGAAGAACCCAACCTTCCCCCCGGGCTGACCGTAAACGGCCACGTCTAA
- a CDS encoding FAD-dependent oxidoreductase, whose amino-acid sequence MQTLAIVGASLAGLSAARAARAQGFTGRLVIIGDEEHRPYDRPPLSKDFLLGSITAEDLSLETETDDLGAEWLLGTRAVSLDADSKIIGLANGQVVQADGIVIATGARARQLPQLAGLSNVFSLRTLADAQSLAPELVPGSKMAVIGAGFVGAEVASSAASRGMDVTLVDTKPVPFAAQLGTEMGSVVAGLHTAKGVRLISSAVIEDFYAGEGNVTGLRLADGTFVAADVVVVGIGAEPNVEWLAGSGVEVDGGVLCDAMGRTSVPGIVAVGDCAAWFDAAVDRHRRVEHWTGALERAALAVRALLDSDSPAQPLKPPYFWSDQHGVKIQFAGHSAGYDRLDVEAGDAAEHSLLAVYYREDVPVAVLGMNQPRLFTKWRRSLATPAAQPALAGAAAGL is encoded by the coding sequence ATGCAGACGCTTGCGATCGTAGGTGCCTCGCTGGCCGGCCTTTCCGCCGCGCGGGCAGCCCGCGCCCAAGGCTTCACCGGACGTCTCGTCATCATCGGCGATGAAGAGCACCGTCCGTATGACAGGCCGCCGCTCTCCAAGGACTTCCTGCTTGGATCCATTACGGCCGAGGACCTGTCCCTGGAAACCGAAACCGACGACCTCGGCGCCGAATGGCTGCTGGGTACGCGCGCCGTGTCCCTGGACGCTGATTCGAAAATCATCGGCCTGGCCAACGGTCAGGTTGTCCAGGCCGACGGCATCGTCATTGCCACCGGTGCACGGGCCCGCCAGCTCCCCCAACTCGCCGGCCTGAGCAACGTCTTCTCCCTGCGCACCCTCGCCGATGCGCAAAGCCTCGCGCCGGAACTGGTGCCGGGAAGCAAGATGGCCGTCATCGGGGCAGGCTTCGTCGGCGCCGAGGTTGCCTCCTCCGCCGCCTCCCGCGGCATGGACGTCACCCTGGTCGACACCAAGCCGGTGCCATTTGCAGCCCAGCTGGGCACGGAGATGGGCTCCGTGGTGGCCGGCCTCCACACCGCCAAGGGCGTCCGGCTCATCTCGTCGGCCGTTATTGAGGACTTCTACGCCGGCGAAGGAAACGTCACCGGACTCCGCCTGGCCGACGGAACGTTCGTGGCCGCTGACGTTGTGGTGGTGGGGATCGGTGCGGAGCCGAATGTTGAGTGGCTTGCCGGGTCGGGGGTGGAGGTCGACGGCGGTGTGTTGTGTGATGCGATGGGTCGCACCAGTGTCCCGGGCATCGTGGCGGTGGGGGACTGCGCTGCCTGGTTCGACGCCGCTGTTGATAGGCATCGCCGGGTGGAGCACTGGACCGGTGCGCTGGAGCGGGCGGCGCTGGCGGTGCGGGCCCTGCTGGACAGTGATTCCCCGGCCCAGCCGCTGAAGCCGCCGTATTTCTGGTCGGACCAGCACGGGGTGAAGATCCAGTTCGCCGGCCACTCAGCCGGCTATGACCGCCTCGACGTCGAAGCGGGGGATGCTGCCGAGCACAGTCTGCTGGCCGTGTACTACCGGGAAGACGTTCCCGTTGCCGTGTTGGGCATGAACCAGCCGCGCCTGTTCACCAAGTGGCGGCGGAGCCTGGCGACGCCGGCGGCCCAACCCGCCCTCGCCGGTGCCGCCGCGGGACTGTAG
- a CDS encoding aromatic ring-hydroxylating dioxygenase subunit alpha has product MSVEVSTPSLIPTLGGHLYTDPAIFRAEQERIFEQMWFCAIRSSDLDKPGAWQTVQVGRESVLISRTRKGEIRAFYNVCRHRGVKLCMEEKGEAARNFQCPYHAWTYDFEGKLIAAPNLTKMPDIDRDEYGLSKVHIREYLGYVWVCLAEEPPSFEEDVMGAIEERLGNVHAIDGYDVANLSVGRRIRYDVKANWKLIIENFMECYHCATIHPELTEVLPEFADGLAAQYFVGHGAEFGEDIKGFTVDGSEGLDVIPGVGEDQDRRYYAITIKPTVFVNLVPDHVIIHRMFPMSADHTIVECDWLYLPSVVESGKDVTASVELFHRVNMQDFDACERCQPGMASKSYAKGGVLVPSEHHIGAFHDWVNEKVGDVKLTGEALLGLTADTPPLEERAETLQRKETTAPAS; this is encoded by the coding sequence TTGTCTGTTGAGGTATCCACTCCGAGCCTGATCCCGACGTTGGGCGGCCACCTGTATACGGATCCGGCGATTTTCCGGGCGGAGCAGGAGCGTATTTTTGAGCAGATGTGGTTCTGCGCGATCCGGTCCTCGGACCTGGATAAGCCCGGGGCGTGGCAGACGGTGCAGGTGGGCCGGGAATCGGTGTTGATCTCGCGGACCCGCAAGGGTGAGATCCGGGCGTTTTACAATGTGTGCCGGCACCGTGGCGTGAAGTTGTGCATGGAGGAAAAGGGTGAAGCGGCCCGGAACTTCCAGTGCCCGTACCACGCCTGGACGTATGACTTCGAGGGCAAGCTGATCGCTGCCCCGAACCTGACCAAGATGCCGGACATCGACCGGGACGAGTACGGCCTGTCCAAGGTCCACATCCGCGAGTACCTTGGCTATGTCTGGGTGTGCCTGGCCGAGGAGCCGCCCTCCTTCGAGGAGGATGTGATGGGCGCGATCGAGGAGCGCCTGGGCAACGTGCACGCCATTGACGGGTACGACGTGGCGAACCTGTCCGTGGGCCGGCGGATCCGGTATGACGTGAAGGCGAACTGGAAGCTCATCATTGAGAACTTCATGGAGTGTTACCACTGCGCTACGATCCACCCGGAACTGACCGAGGTCCTGCCGGAGTTCGCTGACGGCCTGGCCGCGCAGTACTTTGTGGGCCACGGTGCGGAGTTCGGTGAGGACATCAAGGGCTTCACCGTGGACGGGTCCGAGGGTCTGGACGTCATTCCGGGCGTGGGCGAGGACCAGGACCGCCGGTACTACGCGATCACGATCAAGCCGACGGTGTTCGTGAACCTGGTCCCGGACCATGTGATCATCCACCGGATGTTCCCGATGTCCGCGGACCACACGATCGTTGAGTGCGACTGGCTGTATCTGCCTTCGGTCGTGGAGTCCGGCAAGGATGTCACGGCGTCGGTGGAGCTGTTCCACCGGGTGAACATGCAGGACTTCGACGCGTGCGAACGCTGCCAGCCGGGCATGGCCTCCAAGTCCTACGCCAAGGGCGGGGTCCTGGTCCCGTCCGAGCACCACATCGGTGCCTTCCACGACTGGGTCAACGAAAAGGTCGGCGACGTCAAGCTCACCGGCGAGGCCCTGCTCGGCCTCACCGCGGACACCCCGCCGCTGGAGGAACGCGCCGAAACCCTGCAACGCAAAGAAACTACTGCCCCGGCCTCCTAA
- a CDS encoding IclR family transcriptional regulator, with amino-acid sequence MAARDEPGTGRDPDAQGGGVQSVDRAMQILEILARDGHAGVSEIADEMGVHKSTVSRLLGSLVSREIVRQNNDRGKYQLGFGILRLASSIPGRLSLVHEARPILESLADQYKETVNLAVLRSNYAVNVDQAMGPSTLATSDWVGSLTPLHATSSGKVLLAALPVEERSRILGKVGLPARTPRTITDREILENQLLDVSRDGYALVHEEFEIGLTAVAVPVYNHFGTVIGSVSISGPAFRFDPENTPGLIQGLQEAGLAISAKMGYTHR; translated from the coding sequence ATGGCTGCAAGAGATGAACCAGGGACTGGCAGGGACCCGGACGCCCAGGGCGGAGGCGTCCAGTCAGTGGACCGCGCCATGCAGATCCTGGAGATCCTCGCCCGGGACGGACACGCTGGCGTGAGTGAAATCGCCGACGAAATGGGCGTCCACAAGTCCACCGTCTCGCGGCTCCTCGGCTCGCTGGTGTCCAGGGAGATCGTGCGGCAGAACAACGACCGTGGCAAGTATCAGCTGGGCTTTGGCATCCTGCGGCTGGCCAGTTCCATTCCCGGCCGGCTGAGCCTGGTCCACGAAGCACGCCCCATCCTGGAAAGCCTCGCAGACCAGTACAAGGAAACCGTCAACCTCGCCGTCCTACGCTCAAACTATGCGGTGAACGTGGACCAGGCCATGGGCCCGTCAACGCTGGCAACGTCCGACTGGGTGGGCAGTCTGACGCCCCTCCATGCCACCTCCAGCGGCAAGGTACTGCTGGCAGCACTGCCGGTTGAGGAACGCTCCCGGATCCTGGGCAAGGTGGGCCTTCCGGCCCGCACCCCGCGGACCATCACGGACCGGGAGATCCTGGAAAACCAGCTCCTCGACGTTTCCCGCGACGGTTACGCCCTTGTGCACGAGGAATTCGAGATCGGGCTCACCGCGGTGGCGGTGCCCGTGTACAACCACTTCGGGACGGTCATCGGGTCCGTCAGCATCTCCGGCCCCGCCTTCCGCTTCGACCCGGAAAATACGCCGGGCCTGATCCAGGGACTCCAGGAGGCCGGCCTGGCCATCAGCGCAAAGATGGGCTACACACACCGGTGA
- a CDS encoding molybdopterin molybdotransferase MoeA, whose product MTAPALRTIESPGTAGGPAAHGEHTWAEARRLAFDCASALGPEHVPLREANGRTLAGDVVALQEMPHYASSAMDGWTVSGDGPWVLTEPGAPLRSGEASPVVTGGVIPPGAQAVLRVESGRVAPQADGRTVLFVGEAASPGEPRPGQHIRKSGEEAAAGEVLVPAGTTLNPAHIALAAVAGFDRLTVRGKPLVKMLVTGSEVVTGSTPAPGQVRDAFGPQLGTVIQMLGGVPGPLVRIGDSYEEWLTALGASEAPMGQWPDVIVTTGGTGRSGADHFRNAVLALGGRLLIDGIAMRPGHPAALGKLPNGRFVVGLPGNPLAALMALFTVGGPLLAALGHQPLPGINRVPCGTTIDAHRASTRLMPFRWVNGLAAPVHYTGPGMMRGLANADGVMAVPSRGVQLGEPVPAFALPWHPELRPPLVR is encoded by the coding sequence GTGACAGCTCCAGCCCTTCGAACCATCGAGAGTCCGGGCACAGCCGGCGGCCCCGCCGCCCACGGCGAGCACACCTGGGCGGAAGCACGGCGTCTGGCCTTTGACTGCGCCAGCGCCCTTGGACCGGAGCATGTCCCGCTCCGGGAGGCGAACGGAAGAACCCTTGCCGGGGACGTCGTCGCGCTTCAGGAGATGCCCCATTACGCCTCGTCCGCCATGGATGGCTGGACGGTCAGTGGCGACGGGCCCTGGGTACTGACGGAACCGGGGGCCCCGCTCCGCAGCGGAGAGGCCAGCCCCGTGGTCACCGGCGGCGTCATCCCTCCGGGCGCCCAGGCGGTGCTCCGCGTTGAGAGCGGACGCGTTGCCCCGCAGGCTGACGGCCGGACCGTGTTGTTCGTGGGTGAGGCGGCATCCCCCGGCGAACCCCGCCCGGGCCAGCACATCCGCAAGTCGGGCGAGGAAGCGGCAGCCGGCGAGGTGCTGGTCCCCGCCGGGACAACCCTGAACCCTGCGCATATCGCGCTGGCCGCCGTCGCCGGGTTCGACCGGTTGACGGTCCGCGGCAAGCCACTGGTGAAAATGCTGGTCACCGGTTCAGAGGTGGTCACGGGCAGCACGCCGGCACCGGGACAGGTCCGGGATGCATTCGGCCCCCAGCTCGGCACCGTCATCCAGATGCTTGGCGGTGTTCCGGGGCCGCTGGTCCGGATCGGGGACTCCTACGAGGAATGGCTCACGGCCCTGGGCGCCTCCGAGGCGCCGATGGGGCAATGGCCCGACGTCATCGTGACCACCGGCGGCACAGGACGCTCCGGCGCGGACCACTTCCGAAATGCCGTGCTGGCGCTCGGCGGGCGGCTCCTCATCGACGGCATCGCCATGCGGCCCGGCCACCCCGCCGCCTTGGGCAAACTGCCCAACGGCCGGTTCGTCGTCGGACTTCCCGGCAATCCGCTCGCCGCCCTCATGGCACTCTTCACGGTTGGCGGCCCGCTGCTGGCCGCGCTCGGCCACCAGCCGCTGCCCGGCATCAACCGGGTGCCGTGCGGCACCACCATCGACGCCCACCGCGCGTCCACCCGGCTCATGCCGTTCCGTTGGGTCAACGGCTTGGCGGCTCCCGTCCACTACACCGGGCCCGGAATGATGCGCGGACTGGCCAACGCCGACGGCGTCATGGCCGTTCCGTCGCGCGGCGTTCAGCTGGGCGAGCCGGTTCCGGCATTTGCGCTCCCCTGGCACCCGGAGCTGCGGCCGCCGCTGGTCAGATGA
- a CDS encoding FdhF/YdeP family oxidoreductase: protein MASKAPRENIDESKLSVSKPKTKAVGIPAVANALKISLEQMGPLRSVQTLMAVNQIDGFDCMGCAWPEHEKRNAAEFCENGAKAVAEEATRRRVGPEFFARHSVAELKTRDDYWLGQQGRLTHPMVLDEGATHYRPIDWDDALELIAQELRDLDDPDQSVFYTSGRTSNEAAFVYQLLVRGVGTNNLPDCSNMCHESSGSALVETIGIGKGSVSLKDLETASLIFVAGQNPGTNHPRMLSALEKAKKNGAAIVSVNPLPEAGLLHFENPQTISGTLVGTQLTDDFLQIRAGGDQALFQGLGKYLLDAERAGRNTPGLATVFDHDFIRNHTSGVESYLAQLEQVQWDDIVEATGLSREQIDATGERLLASGSTIVCWAMGLTQHKHSVPTLRDVVNVLLLQGNIGKPGAGVCPVRGHSNVQGDRTMGIFERMPEGFHDRLDQEFQFRSPRAHGYDTVAAIRAMRDGKVRLFVGMGGNFVRAAPDSDATEKALANTRLTVQISTKLNHSHLSTGKRALILPTLGRTERDAQRSGDQRVTVEDSMSAVHASRGRLKPASEHLMSEVAIVCNLAHKVFTGADGQPRPNSPVADWPALRDDYSLIRKHIEAVIDGFENFEERIQHPGGFVLPHPPRDNREFKTTTGKAHFTSNPLEYIRVPSGRLVLQTLRSHDQYNTTIYGKDDRYRGIHGGRRVVLVNEADIAELGYADGDLVDLVSEFRGTERRAESFRIVSYSTPKGCAAAYYPETNVLVPLDSVADTSGTPTSKSVVVRLEPAGAKAKENQMLATLPN from the coding sequence ATGGCCTCCAAAGCCCCCCGCGAGAACATCGATGAGTCAAAGCTGAGCGTCAGCAAACCCAAAACCAAGGCGGTCGGCATCCCCGCGGTGGCCAACGCCCTGAAGATATCGCTGGAGCAGATGGGGCCGCTGCGCAGCGTCCAGACGCTGATGGCCGTCAACCAGATCGACGGCTTCGACTGCATGGGCTGCGCCTGGCCGGAACATGAAAAGCGCAATGCCGCGGAATTCTGCGAGAACGGCGCCAAGGCGGTGGCGGAGGAGGCCACCCGCCGCCGGGTGGGTCCGGAGTTTTTCGCCCGCCATTCCGTCGCCGAGCTGAAGACCCGCGATGACTACTGGCTGGGACAGCAGGGACGACTGACCCACCCGATGGTCCTGGACGAGGGCGCAACCCACTACAGGCCCATCGACTGGGACGATGCCCTGGAACTGATCGCCCAGGAACTCAGGGACCTGGACGATCCGGACCAGAGCGTCTTCTACACCTCCGGCAGGACCTCCAACGAGGCGGCCTTCGTGTACCAGCTGCTGGTCCGCGGCGTGGGCACGAACAACCTTCCTGACTGCTCGAACATGTGCCACGAGTCCTCCGGATCGGCACTGGTGGAAACCATTGGCATCGGCAAGGGATCTGTCAGCCTCAAGGATCTGGAAACGGCGTCCCTCATCTTTGTGGCAGGCCAGAACCCGGGCACGAACCACCCGCGCATGCTCAGTGCCTTGGAAAAGGCCAAGAAAAACGGCGCCGCCATCGTGTCCGTCAACCCGCTCCCCGAGGCAGGGCTCCTGCACTTCGAGAACCCGCAGACCATCTCGGGCACGCTGGTGGGAACGCAGCTCACGGATGACTTCCTGCAGATCAGGGCCGGCGGCGACCAGGCACTCTTCCAAGGCCTCGGGAAATACCTGCTGGACGCGGAACGCGCAGGCAGGAACACCCCGGGCCTGGCCACTGTCTTTGACCACGACTTCATCAGGAACCACACGTCCGGCGTCGAGTCCTACCTCGCACAGCTGGAACAGGTGCAGTGGGACGACATCGTCGAAGCGACCGGCCTGAGCCGGGAGCAGATCGACGCCACCGGTGAACGGCTCCTGGCCTCGGGCTCCACGATCGTCTGCTGGGCAATGGGCCTAACCCAGCACAAGCACTCGGTGCCCACCCTCCGCGACGTGGTCAATGTCCTGCTGCTGCAGGGCAATATCGGCAAACCCGGAGCGGGAGTCTGCCCGGTCCGCGGACACTCCAACGTCCAGGGCGACCGGACCATGGGCATCTTCGAACGGATGCCCGAGGGCTTCCACGACCGGCTGGACCAGGAATTCCAGTTCCGTTCGCCCCGGGCGCACGGCTACGACACCGTCGCCGCCATCCGCGCAATGCGTGACGGAAAGGTCAGGCTCTTCGTGGGCATGGGCGGGAACTTCGTGCGGGCAGCCCCGGACTCGGACGCCACCGAGAAGGCCCTCGCCAACACCCGGCTGACCGTGCAGATCTCGACGAAACTGAACCATTCCCACCTGTCGACGGGAAAGCGCGCCCTGATTCTTCCCACGCTGGGCCGCACAGAACGGGATGCCCAGCGTTCCGGTGACCAGAGAGTCACCGTGGAGGATTCCATGAGCGCCGTCCATGCATCCCGCGGCCGGCTCAAGCCCGCCAGCGAGCACCTGATGTCTGAGGTAGCCATCGTCTGCAACCTCGCGCACAAGGTGTTCACCGGCGCGGACGGCCAGCCCCGCCCCAACTCGCCGGTGGCCGACTGGCCCGCGCTCCGGGACGACTACTCCCTGATCAGGAAGCACATCGAGGCCGTCATCGACGGCTTCGAGAATTTCGAGGAGAGAATCCAGCACCCCGGCGGTTTCGTGCTGCCGCACCCGCCACGGGACAACAGGGAATTCAAGACCACCACCGGCAAGGCACACTTCACGTCGAACCCCCTGGAGTACATCCGGGTCCCGTCCGGCCGGCTGGTCCTGCAAACCCTGCGTTCACACGACCAGTACAACACCACCATTTACGGCAAGGACGACCGCTACCGCGGAATCCACGGGGGGCGGCGCGTAGTGCTGGTCAACGAGGCCGACATCGCGGAGCTGGGCTATGCCGACGGCGACCTGGTGGACCTGGTGTCCGAGTTCCGGGGCACGGAACGCCGTGCAGAAAGCTTCCGCATCGTTAGCTACTCCACGCCGAAGGGCTGCGCGGCGGCCTACTACCCGGAAACCAACGTGCTGGTGCCGCTTGACTCCGTGGCCGACACCAGCGGAACCCCAACGTCCAAGTCCGTCGTCGTGCGGCTCGAACCAGCGGGCGCCAAGGCAAAGGAAAATCAGATGCTTGCAACCCTTCCTAACTGA